Below is a genomic region from Castanea sativa cultivar Marrone di Chiusa Pesio chromosome 2, ASM4071231v1.
agatccgagcactccctttgagcttgggagagctcttcatctctttcacgaaggagcttgcgctgtccttctatctgggtcttcatagtcttcaagtttgactcgaccccgtttttctctctcctcagctccgctacctccgaggtcagcttctcattctcggcaagggctatgcccaaggacttctcagtctccaaccttatttcgagctcagttctggctactttccgagtgtcttcaataaatttttcagctacaaagacctcctgaatagcctgcaacaaagtatgatggagttaggaataatgaaaacaaacttacttataaatattgttaaaaggagaaacacttaccagcgctaagtctctttttagggagaggaatagttgtggctggcccattttttccaaggtctccatatccttgggcagcagaagagggcgttccaggacctcggccaggtggtgagcatggccttgttgaaccgcccttatactggactggcaggagatgggagcgccgtccagccttagatcgggggaccaggtggtcggtgctcggcgcactacagcctcatccctgatttccccaagttcagctgaacgggctctacccttgcccttgtccagcttctgctgctgggccggtgggagttgttggcgtggtttcttggggtctttagtaatcgtcccctcatcatcccccttcctcttcttcttgggatcctcggctggcagttttggctcagcaggaggaggaggaggaggtaaagctgggggaacttgggacgt
It encodes:
- the LOC142625102 gene encoding uncharacterized protein LOC142625102 → MGRMEGLLTNKAAKVAAKKKTGTSQVPPALPPPPPPAEPKLPAEDPKKKRKGDDEGTITKDPKKPRQQLPPAQQQKLDKGKGRARSAELGEIRDEAVVRRAPTTWSPDLRLDGAPISCQSSIRAVQQGHAHHLAEVLERPLLLPKDMETLEKMGQPQLFLSLKRDLALAIQEVFVAEKFIEDTRKVARTELEIRLETEKSLGIALAENEKLTSEVAELRREKNGVESNLKTMKTQIEGQRKLLRERDEELSQAQRECSDLKEQRR